A region of Mammaliicoccus sp. Dog046 DNA encodes the following proteins:
- a CDS encoding DUF443 family protein: MNAKAIRLYKNPRYKIIEFNNRFFLVDSEQYIFSFIFPMINWLIPMKAYELSTEERNNLNHQSTTSQRLEKKHLWIIIGGTVLLSNLIKPLTTLLDLEISNVTNIFILTLLLLVIFISRFVLSRKFNLDVSKKNSTVKLRLKPTIKDLLIILYCYFIFFIMMCLFSALIFTIQPNVIIYIGVALFILGVLFVNNMTFGKAGPINVKVIEEKKPSHVQ, from the coding sequence TTGAATGCGAAGGCGATAAGGTTATACAAAAATCCTCGATATAAAATCATTGAGTTTAACAACAGATTTTTTCTTGTGGATTCCGAACAATATATTTTTTCTTTCATTTTCCCAATGATTAATTGGCTCATACCAATGAAAGCATATGAACTTTCAACTGAAGAACGAAACAATCTTAATCACCAATCAACTACCTCTCAAAGATTAGAAAAGAAACATTTATGGATTATTATTGGAGGGACCGTATTACTATCAAATTTAATCAAACCATTAACGACTTTGCTTGATTTAGAAATCAGCAATGTAACGAATATTTTTATATTAACCTTGCTACTTCTAGTAATTTTTATTTCTAGATTTGTTTTAAGTAGAAAATTCAACTTAGATGTTTCAAAGAAAAATAGTACCGTCAAATTAAGATTAAAACCTACAATTAAAGATCTATTAATTATCTTATATTGCTACTTTATTTTCTTTATAATGATGTGTCTGTTTTCTGCACTCATATTCACTATTCAACCTAATGTAATAATATATATAGGAGTCGCTTTATTTATATTAGGTGTTTTATTTGTAAATAATATGACCTTTGGAAAAGCAGGCCCTATTAACGTGAAAGTAATTGAAGAAAAAAAACCTTCACATGTTCAGTAA
- a CDS encoding DUF443 family protein: protein MNGKVTALHKNPRYKLITYHHKNYLVDTEQSFWSYIFPMINWILPIKAYELSDEEYNEIQQDETMSKTQKKNQSLFVGGMVVLLSSILRPISDLLDIDISYAINITIIILLILAACVFRYRLRQNHALNIDMQLQLSKLCILPSLKQILLTLASFLVCSLGILTYIYIIFNAQSNILHYIFLLPFLLFLTYLNTSSFGNKGDIFIWRTHNH, encoded by the coding sequence ATGAACGGTAAAGTCACAGCTCTACATAAAAATCCTAGATATAAATTAATTACATATCATCATAAAAACTATCTCGTTGATACTGAACAAAGCTTTTGGTCATACATATTTCCAATGATTAATTGGATTCTACCCATTAAAGCTTATGAGCTTTCTGACGAAGAATATAACGAAATTCAACAAGATGAAACTATGTCTAAAACACAGAAAAAGAACCAAAGTTTATTTGTTGGTGGAATGGTCGTCTTATTATCGAGTATCCTTAGACCAATTTCTGATTTGCTAGATATAGATATAAGTTATGCCATAAATATAACAATAATTATTTTATTGATTCTTGCAGCTTGTGTTTTTAGATATCGATTGAGACAAAATCACGCTTTAAACATAGACATGCAACTTCAATTATCAAAACTTTGTATTCTACCATCACTGAAACAAATATTGCTAACACTTGCTAGCTTTTTAGTGTGTTCATTAGGCATACTGACCTACATTTATATAATTTTCAATGCTCAATCCAACATATTACATTACATTTTCCTTTTACCCTTCTTACTTTTCTTAACGTATCTAAACACGTCTAGTTTTGGTAATAAAGGAGATATTTTTATATGGAGAACACACAATCATTAA
- a CDS encoding M20 family metallopeptidase, translating into MNELVQLLRDKEQDMIDIRRYLHEHPELSFQEEKTSKYIADFYKDKDCEVETNVGQRGIKVTIDSGRPGKTIAIRADFDALPIKEETGLPFASKNDGVMHACGHDAHTAYMLILADTLIEMKHQFKGKVIVIHQPAEEMPPGGAKGMIEDGVLDGVDHVLGAHVMSTMASGKVYYRDGYLQTGRAYFKLVVHGKGGHGSSPHMANDAIVAGANFVTTVQNVVSRRLNPFETGVVTIGSFDGKGQFNVIKDTVEIEGDVRALTDETKSTIQKEITQMVKGLEATFGVTCDFTFENDYPALYNDPEFTAYVADTIKQAQCPDIEKVEICEPQPPSEDFAYYAKELPSTFIYAGAAPEDGEIYPHHHPKFNINESSLLVAAEAVGTVVLDYLS; encoded by the coding sequence GTGAATGAATTAGTCCAGCTTTTAAGGGATAAAGAGCAAGATATGATTGATATCAGACGTTATTTACATGAACATCCAGAGCTATCTTTTCAGGAAGAGAAGACTTCGAAGTATATTGCTGATTTTTACAAAGATAAAGATTGCGAAGTGGAAACGAATGTCGGTCAACGGGGTATTAAGGTCACGATAGATAGTGGTCGACCTGGTAAGACGATAGCCATTCGTGCGGATTTTGATGCATTGCCAATTAAAGAGGAAACGGGATTGCCATTCGCTTCTAAGAACGACGGTGTGATGCACGCTTGTGGTCATGACGCGCATACGGCATATATGTTGATTCTTGCAGATACATTGATTGAGATGAAGCATCAGTTTAAAGGGAAAGTTATTGTTATTCATCAACCAGCTGAAGAAATGCCACCAGGTGGAGCGAAAGGTATGATTGAAGATGGCGTGCTAGACGGTGTAGATCATGTATTAGGTGCACATGTGATGAGTACAATGGCGAGTGGTAAAGTCTATTACCGAGATGGCTACTTACAAACTGGCCGTGCGTATTTCAAATTAGTTGTTCACGGAAAAGGAGGACACGGATCCTCTCCACATATGGCTAATGATGCGATCGTAGCAGGTGCGAACTTTGTTACAACTGTACAGAATGTCGTTTCAAGAAGATTAAATCCATTTGAGACTGGTGTCGTGACGATTGGTTCTTTTGATGGAAAAGGTCAATTTAACGTAATTAAAGATACAGTAGAAATAGAAGGGGATGTACGTGCGCTCACTGATGAAACAAAAAGTACAATCCAAAAAGAAATCACACAAATGGTTAAAGGCTTAGAAGCAACATTTGGAGTGACATGTGACTTTACATTCGAGAACGATTATCCAGCATTGTATAACGATCCAGAGTTTACAGCATATGTAGCAGATACAATTAAGCAAGCACAATGTCCGGATATAGAGAAAGTAGAAATATGTGAGCCACAACCACCATCCGAAGACTTTGCATATTATGCGAAAGAATTACCAAGTACATTTATATATGCAGGAGCAGCACCAGAAGATGGAGAAATATATCCACACCATCATCCTAAATTTAATATAAATGAATCATCGTTATTAGTAGCAGCAGAAGCGGTAGGAACTGTAGTGTTAGATTATTTATCGTAA
- a CDS encoding GNAT family N-acetyltransferase: MKYTISNQRPSVNDFDQLVRSCDLIVKDKAAIEIGLQNALFNITIYNNDQLIGMGRIVGDGATVFHIVDVAVSPDYQGNGLGKIIMTHIMDYIEEHRFKGTYVNLISEMPANYLYEKYGFQYVKDSTPAMYIEY, encoded by the coding sequence ATGAAGTATACTATTTCAAATCAACGTCCATCTGTAAATGACTTTGACCAATTAGTCCGTAGTTGTGATTTAATTGTTAAAGATAAAGCAGCAATCGAGATTGGACTTCAGAATGCACTTTTCAACATTACTATTTATAATAATGACCAACTGATTGGCATGGGGAGAATTGTTGGTGATGGTGCAACTGTCTTTCATATTGTAGATGTAGCCGTTAGTCCAGACTATCAAGGCAACGGTCTTGGAAAAATCATAATGACACACATCATGGATTATATTGAGGAACATCGATTCAAAGGTACCTATGTGAACCTCATTTCCGAAATGCCAGCAAATTATTTATATGAAAAATATGGCTTCCAGTATGTAAAAGACTCAACACCAGCCATGTACATAGAATATTAG
- a CDS encoding flavin reductase family protein, protein MAIQPIELSKAYRLLQVGPTTMISAKHNDVENVMAAAWVSLVGNMKVMAYIGKQAFTRELIEKSGYYVVHIPTVQQMETVLYVGEHSSKNMDNKLDQLPLFYQDEFDIPLVEGSAGWIVCKVMPNEQNEQEHDLFMGEIVGAWSDDRVFKNGHWIFDEAPDHLRTAHYVAGGQFYAIGKGTKFNHGPGKD, encoded by the coding sequence TTGGCAATACAACCTATCGAACTTTCTAAAGCTTATCGATTATTACAAGTTGGACCAACAACGATGATTTCTGCAAAACATAATGATGTTGAAAATGTGATGGCTGCTGCTTGGGTCAGTCTTGTTGGAAATATGAAAGTAATGGCTTATATCGGCAAACAAGCATTTACGCGTGAACTTATAGAGAAAAGCGGCTACTATGTAGTTCATATTCCAACCGTGCAACAAATGGAAACAGTCTTATATGTTGGGGAACATAGTTCAAAAAATATGGACAACAAATTAGATCAATTACCATTATTTTATCAAGATGAATTTGATATCCCATTAGTTGAAGGAAGTGCAGGTTGGATTGTTTGTAAAGTGATGCCTAATGAACAAAATGAACAAGAGCATGATTTGTTTATGGGAGAAATTGTTGGTGCATGGAGTGACGATCGTGTATTCAAGAATGGACATTGGATATTTGACGAAGCACCTGATCACTTACGTACCGCCCACTATGTCGCTGGAGGTCAATTCTACGCGATTGGCAAAGGTACAAAGTTCAATCACGGACCTGGAAAAGACTAA
- a CDS encoding helix-turn-helix domain-containing protein, producing MPDSKKLEERKGSNESFEYTMSLIGGKWKLHILFILLKEEVMRYGELKKSLQTITHKMLSNQLKELERDALIIRKEYAQVPPKVEYTLSKRGQSLMPALQELCQWGVEHIDDGV from the coding sequence ATGCCTGATTCAAAAAAATTAGAAGAAAGAAAAGGCAGTAATGAATCATTTGAATATACAATGTCATTAATAGGAGGGAAATGGAAGTTGCATATCTTGTTCATATTATTGAAAGAAGAAGTTATGAGATATGGTGAATTGAAGAAATCCCTTCAAACAATTACACATAAAATGTTAAGTAATCAGCTTAAAGAACTCGAGCGTGATGCACTTATAATTCGAAAAGAGTATGCACAAGTACCACCTAAAGTAGAGTACACCTTATCAAAGCGGGGTCAATCATTGATGCCAGCATTACAAGAATTATGTCAATGGGGTGTAGAGCATATAGATGATGGAGTTTAG
- a CDS encoding DUF1672 family protein, with translation MKKIISSLVATSLILGGCSDMPENKSTNDNQQKTKNTKEEKAIPEKMPVQEYKGQGFQPHAEDEAIKFAKKHRKEFEKLGEQFFKDNFSLNVKATNVVAVDDGVEVYVHCNDNGIVFNASIPFTKDSLGVPGSFRSNDTSSEMEILVGKVLSGFEYRAQKEKYDNLTQFYKDNREKYNYTGMTKEAINSTQNVGYRNEYFYILYSSRSLNEYRKYFEPLIYKDDQEFKDGMIHARKKLNYTADVRVVATLFSTQKDISQKKDVLKWIEFTNSIKKQSNFPSQAHIISKLVENGIYTKTTSYDKQNKIEI, from the coding sequence ATGAAAAAAATCATAAGTTCACTTGTAGCAACATCATTAATATTAGGAGGGTGTTCAGATATGCCAGAAAATAAATCTACTAATGATAATCAGCAGAAAACAAAAAATACCAAGGAAGAAAAAGCAATTCCTGAAAAAATGCCTGTTCAAGAATATAAAGGGCAAGGTTTTCAACCACATGCTGAAGATGAAGCGATTAAATTTGCTAAGAAGCATCGCAAAGAGTTTGAAAAATTGGGCGAACAATTCTTCAAAGATAACTTTAGTTTAAATGTTAAAGCAACCAATGTTGTTGCAGTAGATGATGGCGTTGAAGTTTATGTTCATTGTAATGATAACGGCATTGTATTTAATGCGAGCATCCCTTTTACTAAAGATTCTTTAGGTGTGCCGGGGTCTTTTAGAAGTAATGATACTAGTAGTGAAATGGAAATACTTGTTGGTAAAGTTCTAAGTGGTTTTGAATATCGTGCTCAAAAAGAAAAATATGACAACTTAACACAATTCTATAAAGATAATAGAGAAAAATATAATTATACAGGTATGACAAAAGAAGCAATAAACAGCACACAAAATGTTGGTTACCGTAATGAGTATTTTTATATTTTATATTCATCTCGTTCCTTAAATGAATATAGAAAGTACTTTGAACCACTTATTTACAAAGATGATCAAGAATTTAAAGACGGTATGATTCATGCAAGAAAGAAATTAAACTATACAGCAGATGTTCGTGTAGTTGCAACATTGTTCAGTACACAAAAAGATATTTCACAGAAAAAGGATGTATTAAAGTGGATAGAATTCACAAATAGTATAAAGAAACAGTCTAACTTCCCTTCTCAAGCACATATTATCTCTAAACTAGTTGAAAATGGTATTTACACCAAAACTACTAGTTATGATAAGCAAAACAAAATTGAAATTTAG
- a CDS encoding DUF1672 family protein, whose protein sequence is MNKILSLTIISILLLSGCTTEPEDHSRQATQEKSTVPEKMPVQEYKGQGYQPHAEEDVIKAAKKHRKAFEKRGEQFFKDNFGLNVKATNVVAEDASVEVYVHCNDNGIVFNASVPLLKDAYKRTSSMRSTDTSSEMEMLVGTVLSGFEYRGQKEKYDNLTQFYKDNSKKYNYTGFNKEAINKTQGIGYQNEYYYIVYSSRSLKEYRKYFEPLIHKNEQEFKEGMIRARKEMGYTADANVYSTLFTDQFNNNHKEKVKNWIRFTDNLQKQPNFPENVDILSQLGDEFISTKSANYNEKKVIEF, encoded by the coding sequence ATGAATAAGATTTTAAGTCTGACTATCATATCAATCCTATTATTATCCGGCTGTACAACTGAACCAGAAGATCACAGTCGGCAGGCAACGCAAGAGAAATCAACAGTGCCTGAAAAAATGCCTGTTCAAGAATATAAAGGGCAAGGCTATCAACCGCATGCTGAAGAAGATGTCATTAAAGCAGCTAAAAAACATCGCAAAGCATTTGAAAAGCGTGGAGAACAATTCTTCAAAGATAATTTTGGTTTAAATGTAAAAGCTACAAACGTCGTTGCAGAAGATGCTAGTGTAGAAGTCTATGTGCATTGTAATGATAACGGCATAGTATTTAATGCGAGTGTTCCATTACTTAAAGATGCTTATAAACGTACGAGTTCAATGAGAAGTACTGATACCAGTAGTGAGATGGAAATGTTAGTTGGGACAGTCCTAAGTGGTTTCGAATATCGTGGACAAAAAGAAAAATATGATAACTTAACGCAATTCTATAAAGATAATTCGAAAAAATATAATTACACTGGATTCAATAAAGAAGCAATCAATAAAACGCAAGGGATCGGTTACCAAAATGAGTATTACTATATTGTTTACTCGTCTCGTTCGTTAAAGGAATACCGTAAATATTTTGAACCACTCATTCATAAAAATGAACAAGAATTTAAAGAAGGTATGATCCGCGCGAGAAAAGAAATGGGATATACAGCTGACGCTAACGTATACTCTACATTATTTACTGATCAATTTAATAATAATCATAAAGAAAAGGTAAAAAATTGGATAAGATTTACGGATAACTTACAAAAACAACCCAATTTCCCAGAGAATGTAGACATACTGTCTCAATTAGGCGATGAATTCATTTCTACAAAGAGTGCAAATTATAATGAGAAAAAAGTGATTGAATTTTAA